The Vigna angularis cultivar LongXiaoDou No.4 chromosome 6, ASM1680809v1, whole genome shotgun sequence genome contains the following window.
TGTTCCCTCCAGCATACACATCGAACACCGTTTCATTGGATTTGATGTCTGCTTTCAAGTCATCTGCAGCATATGTGTTAACATCATCATTGTTCACTGTCATAATCATGTCCAAATTGGTGTCATTCAAGGGCATTTGAGAGAAGGCATCAACGTTGTTCTTCCCCAACAAGATATCCTCACTTGTGGCAACAATAGAAAGTGGTCCATACAAAAGCTTAAGGTTATCATTCTCGTTAGAGAACAATAGCCTTAACCCTATAACTGCATTCATCTTTTGTGACCCTTCATCAACTTGAAACTGCGTAATGTTGAAGGCTCTTACGTAAACTTTTGGCATTCCTGACTTGAGGAGTGCCAAGTAGGTGATGCATGCAAAGAGAATGActatgatgaagaagaaaagaagaaagcatGACCATGCACAACATGCAAACCAATATGGGTGGTAACGTCCGTTGTCAAGGTGGTCAAAGGAAGAATCGATGTCATTGAGGGTGGAGCTCGTGCGGCGGTCAGGCACGCCCAAGACCATGTGTCCGCTCGATTTCCGGCTGCTCGGACCCATCTCCAACGCCGGATTGCTCGGTGGCACCTCCATGATCACCGCCACCCTCAAGGTAGGCACACCTGTGTCCAATGAACGTTACTTGGTTTCACATGATTGATGGGTTATTTGTATAATGGTTTTTTTCTCTAGTTTTTGTCACCACAGAGCCACAAAGCTATTTGTGGCAAATCATGGTTGGAAGGTAAACAAAGAGAGGCTCTTAGAGAATTATACAGTTAAATATACTTAGTTATTATAATTGAAATGTAATGCAAACTTTTAACTGATTAGGGAATAATAGAGAGATTATTTGGACAAATACAATTAAGTAACCGAGAGTATGTTACACAGAAAAATGTTTTGTCAACAACCTCTCT
Protein-coding sequences here:
- the LOC108341524 gene encoding uncharacterized protein LOC108341524 → MGPSSRKSSGHMVLGVPDRRTSSTLNDIDSSFDHLDNGRYHPYWFACCAWSCFLLFFFIIVILFACITYLALLKSGMPKVYVRAFNITQFQVDEGSQKMNAVIGLRLLFSNENDNLKLLYGPLSIVATSEDILLGKNNVDAFSQMPLNDTNLDMIMTVNNDDVNTYAADDLKADIKSNETVFDVYAGGNIGFKVGNLEMNNVPFLASCHEIKMMDVDFGKRPPCDVKLFSGRPAAN